In one window of Brassica rapa cultivar Chiifu-401-42 chromosome A07, CAAS_Brap_v3.01, whole genome shotgun sequence DNA:
- the LOC103828555 gene encoding uncharacterized CRM domain-containing protein At3g25440, chloroplastic isoform X2, which produces MTAEEKILNKLRKARKKEERLVETMKKLEPSESSETTHDPEILTPEEHFFYLKMGLKCKNYVPVGRRGIYQGVILNMHLHWKKHQTLQVVIKTFTPEEVNEIAIELARLTGGIVLDVHEGNTIIMYRGKNYVQPPTEIMSPRVTLPRKKALDKSKCRDALRAVRKYIPRLEQELELLQAQCEATKGDSPSVVKIDDDQRSEELKKIIERSQECFEDEQEEEEDLVTDSDISDIFETDSESENDKAERPLFLQEFEKFPAINSKVGEEEEDFGDPGKTKSRDDKEDESPDFDEVDKMFLRAASLLKKKRR; this is translated from the exons ATGACTGCTGAAGAAAAGATTCTCAACAAACTAAGAAag GCTCGTAAGAAGGAGGAACGACTTGTGgagacgatgaagaagctggAACCTTCAGAGTCATCTGAAACGACGCATGACCCTGAGATCTTGACACCTGAGGAGCATTTCTTTTATCTGAAAATGGGTTTGAAGTGTAAGAACTATGTTCCTGTTGGGAGACGTGGGATCTACCAGGGAGTGATTCTGAACATGCATCTTCACTGGAAGAAGCATCAGACGCTACAGGTTGTCATCAAAACGTTTACTCCGGAGGAAGTTAATGAGATCGCTATTGAGTTAGCTAGGTTGACTGGTGGGATCGTGCTTGATGTTCATGAAGGGAACACGATTATTATGTACAGAGGCAAGAACTATGTCCAGCCTCCGACTGAGATCATGTCTCCGAGGGTTACTCTCCCGAGAAAAAAGGCTTTGGACAAATCCAAATGTAGGGATGCGCTTCGTGCTGTTAGAAAGTATATTCCGAGGCTTGAACAAGAGCTTGAGTTGCTTCAAGCGCAATGTGAGGCTACTAAGGGAGACTCTCCGAGTGTAGTCAAGATTGATGATGATCAAAGGTCGGAAGAGTTGAAGAAGATTATAGAAAGAAGCCAAGAGTGTTTTGAGGatgagcaagaagaagaagaagatttggTAACGGATTCTGATATTTCTGATATATTTGAGACTGATTCGGAATCAGAGAACGACAAGGCAGAGCGGCCGCTTTTTCTTCAGGAGTTTGAGAAATTTCCAGCTATAAACAGCAAGgtaggagaagaagaagaggatttTGGGGATCCAGGGAAAACTAAATCGAGAGATGATAAGGAGGATGAGTCTCCAGATTTTGATGAGGTCGACAAGATGTTTCTTCGGGCTGCTTCACTTTTAAAGAAGAAAAGACGATGA
- the LOC103828556 gene encoding poly(A)-specific ribonuclease PARN-like gives MSMLLKMQRRFLSASAGNSKTLNHRRWSVKQVTKSNFKSSLDEFRSSIESSDFVALSLQNTGSHAAAWHRVSAIDTPQTSYLKAKYAAERYQIFQFALCPFSLRGSKLTLHPYNFYLFPRDELKLGMPSYSFSCQASRLTAMAREGFDFNTCIYEGISYLSREQESASKFLSGNPILPDPITVPSSPSTVADTVFVGRIRSRVKNWRQSCIDSSSKTGDDDLVSSLRKLVLGSEQYGSRLCLTIDVCSERQVQLILEMLTEFSDDVVPLLVASKSRGTQAVRTVFMSSKEDKDLFKKELQDLENEENRRVRGFREVVDLISSSQKPVVSQNYLSDFTSIHAKFLGPLPSNVDDFSSSLSPAFPKVVDLSQLMKEISPLSNISNLPAAMSSLNRFFAPVDVEVANQGCVVKPDEGHQMHGQNVVMISQLFAKLSTIQKSDKSPAQSNEDLQALDSAEHANSITSNDENVKVWSKNSGRVSSENLVFIWGVSKKMTAAMLKNVLQKSHAVFAREFDVKYLDRSCAVVVFWESGSSETFLREVNNEEQLVGSLREMAAEGLRVAGYETYRRACRLGFWEAELAEALDKTLESSDTDLDSDTKPSDISWSSELTINFDEL, from the exons ATGTCGATGCTGCTGAAAATGCAAAGGCGCTTCCTTTCCGCTTCCGCCGGCAATAGTAAAACCCTAAATCATCGGAGATGGAGTGTGAAGCAGGTCACAAAATCCAACTTCAAATCCTCTCTCGATGAGTTTCGCTCTTCCATCGAATCTTCGGACTTCGTAGCCCTCTCCCTACAGAACACCGGCTCCCACGCCGCCGCCTGGCACCGTGTCTCCGCCATTGATACACCTCAGACGAGTTACCTCAAGGCTAAATACGCCGCCGAACGCTACCAGATCTTCCAGTTCGCTCTCTGCCCCTTCTCCCTTCGCGGCTCCAAGCTCACCCTTCACCC ATATAACTTCTATTTGTTTCCTCGAGATGAATTGAAGTTAGGGATGCCTTCTTATAGCTTCTCTTGTCAAGCTTCTCGTTTAACGGCCATGGCTAGGGAAGGGTTTGATTTCAACACCTGTATCTATGAAG GGATCTCATACTTGTCCAGAGAACAAGAATCTGCGTCCAAGTTTCTCTCAGGGAATCCGATTTTACCTGATCCCATCACTGTACCTTCTTCTCCATCCACTGTAGCTGATACCGTCTTTGTTGGAAGGATAAGGTCACGCGTCAAGAACTGGAGACAGTCTTGTATCGACTCCAGCTCAAAGACAGGAGATG ATGATTTGGTGAGCTCTCTGAGGAAACTGGTGCTGGGGAGTGAGCAGTATGGTTCAAGGCTATGTTTGACTATTGATGTTTGTAGTGAGCGCCAAGTGCAACTCATCTTAGAG ATGTTGACCGAGTTCTCTGATGATGTTGTCCCTCTACTCGTTGCTTCTAAGAGCAGAGGAACACAAGCAGTTCGTACTGTCTTCATGAGTTCGAAGGAGGACAAGGATCTTTTTAAG AAAGAGCTTCAAGATCTTGAAAATGAAGAGAACAGGCGAGTTCGTGGCTTCCGAGAAGTGGTTGATTTGATTTCTTCTTCACAGAAACCTGTTGTTTCTCAGAATTATCTTAGCG ATTTCACTTCCATTCATGCCAAGTTCTTAGGCCCTCTACCTTCAAATGTTGATGACTTCAGCAGTTCACTGAGCCCAGCTTTTCCCAAGGTCGTGGATCTCAGTCAACTCATGAAAGAAATTAGCCCCTTAAGTAATATAAGTAATCTTCCTGCAGCTATGTCCTCCTTGAATCGGTTCTTTGCTCCTGTGGATGTGGAAGTAGCAAATCAAG GATGTGTGGTCAAACCAGACGAAGGCCATCAGATGCATGGGCAGAACGTTGTGATGATATCTCAGCTTTTTGCTAAACTAAGTACCATACAGAAATCAGATAAATCCCCTGCTCAATCAAATGAAGATCTCCAAGCTTTGGATTCTGCTGAACATGCGAATTCAATCACCTCAAACGATGAAAATGTCAAAGTCTGGTCAAAGAACAGCGGGAGAGTAAGCTCTGAGAATTTGGTGTTCATATGGGGAGTGTCGAAAAAGATGACAGCTGCAATGCTGAAGAATGTTCTACAAAAGTCACACGCTGTTTTTGCGCGAGAGTTTGATGTTAAATACTTAGACAGGAGCTGTGCGGTTGTGGTGTTTTGGGAGTCAGGTTCCTCGGAGACTTTCCTCCGGGAGGTTAACAATGAAGAGCAGCTTGTTGGTTCTTTAAGAGAGATGGCCGCAGAAGGGCTAAGAGTAGCAGGTTATGAGACTTACAGGAGAGCATGTAGATTAGGTTTCTGGGAGGCCGAATTGGCAGAAGCTTTAGATAAAACATTGGAATCTTCAGATACTGATCTTGATTCAGACACCAAACCATCAGATATTAGTTGGTCGAGCGAGTTAACTATCAATTTTGATGAGCTATGA
- the LOC103828555 gene encoding uncharacterized CRM domain-containing protein At3g25440, chloroplastic isoform X1, protein MVIPTAARVWTSMSVLLRRNSRQLWSLASSPSSNSIPPRTISSGNLLCKVLLNESCKRPAWYVGYLTSSWFHSTPARETTTSNPQNSLSQDGVASTKPKRKNLKGKRAVVRWLKFFRWKKKKEVERMTAEEKILNKLRKARKKEERLVETMKKLEPSESSETTHDPEILTPEEHFFYLKMGLKCKNYVPVGRRGIYQGVILNMHLHWKKHQTLQVVIKTFTPEEVNEIAIELARLTGGIVLDVHEGNTIIMYRGKNYVQPPTEIMSPRVTLPRKKALDKSKCRDALRAVRKYIPRLEQELELLQAQCEATKGDSPSVVKIDDDQRSEELKKIIERSQECFEDEQEEEEDLVTDSDISDIFETDSESENDKAERPLFLQEFEKFPAINSKVGEEEEDFGDPGKTKSRDDKEDESPDFDEVDKMFLRAASLLKKKRR, encoded by the exons ATGGTGATACCGACGGCGGCTAGGGTTTGGACATCGATGTCAGTACTGTTACGCCGTAATTCTCGGCAGTTATGGTCGTTGGCCTCTTCCCCCAGCTCTAATTCCATCCCTCCTCGCACTATCAG CTCTGGTAATCTTTTGTGCAAGGTCTTGCTTAACGAGTCTTGTAAAAGACCTGCATGGTACGTTGGATACTTGACATCCTCTTGGTTTCATTCTACTCCAGCTCGTGAGACCACCACGAGCAACCCTCAGAACAGTTTGAGTCAAGATGGAGTAGCTTCTACAAAACCCAAGAGGAAAAATCTCAAGGGTAAACGTGCGGTTGTACGGTGGCTCAAGTTTTTCcggtggaagaagaagaaagaggttGAAAGAATGACTGCTGAAGAAAAGATTCTCAACAAACTAAGAAag GCTCGTAAGAAGGAGGAACGACTTGTGgagacgatgaagaagctggAACCTTCAGAGTCATCTGAAACGACGCATGACCCTGAGATCTTGACACCTGAGGAGCATTTCTTTTATCTGAAAATGGGTTTGAAGTGTAAGAACTATGTTCCTGTTGGGAGACGTGGGATCTACCAGGGAGTGATTCTGAACATGCATCTTCACTGGAAGAAGCATCAGACGCTACAGGTTGTCATCAAAACGTTTACTCCGGAGGAAGTTAATGAGATCGCTATTGAGTTAGCTAGGTTGACTGGTGGGATCGTGCTTGATGTTCATGAAGGGAACACGATTATTATGTACAGAGGCAAGAACTATGTCCAGCCTCCGACTGAGATCATGTCTCCGAGGGTTACTCTCCCGAGAAAAAAGGCTTTGGACAAATCCAAATGTAGGGATGCGCTTCGTGCTGTTAGAAAGTATATTCCGAGGCTTGAACAAGAGCTTGAGTTGCTTCAAGCGCAATGTGAGGCTACTAAGGGAGACTCTCCGAGTGTAGTCAAGATTGATGATGATCAAAGGTCGGAAGAGTTGAAGAAGATTATAGAAAGAAGCCAAGAGTGTTTTGAGGatgagcaagaagaagaagaagatttggTAACGGATTCTGATATTTCTGATATATTTGAGACTGATTCGGAATCAGAGAACGACAAGGCAGAGCGGCCGCTTTTTCTTCAGGAGTTTGAGAAATTTCCAGCTATAAACAGCAAGgtaggagaagaagaagaggatttTGGGGATCCAGGGAAAACTAAATCGAGAGATGATAAGGAGGATGAGTCTCCAGATTTTGATGAGGTCGACAAGATGTTTCTTCGGGCTGCTTCACTTTTAAAGAAGAAAAGACGATGA